Proteins co-encoded in one Megalopta genalis isolate 19385.01 unplaced genomic scaffold, iyMegGena1_principal scaffold0023, whole genome shotgun sequence genomic window:
- the LOC117217805 gene encoding uncharacterized protein LOC117217805 yields MWLQAITVFALIVSSVPQNTLDLAGLGIKREDFFLRLQKTINLAKVTNLILRDNKFDNFVDCSTNLTSLKYLDLSQNHLQQFFFLCQDEYNLNTLNVSRNKLQYITHDALNHRIPNLKVLDLSSNELSFVNETMLEHFEVLTYLSLANNPMNDGIHMNAFSNLKQLQYLSLSNVSLSYVSVEMFKPLVNLSTLDLSRNPIRTIPTLPSTIVELDLSNTMITQLNNISLPDLQELKLNDMRNLEVLCFDDLENLPRLKILSLTGSKKLAHLTSNRYDERRFPPLMQLSVNNCSLRTLDHSFLWIIKRMPILNFDGNPWNCDCRMKWIKEDGNKTLSRNIKCYTPERHRGKRLSEVPEDDLECEGDSTVFYPVLWACIMLLIVAFVLAMGFFFLRRPIGAWSIDRNRDTVRYTNVDASSTDMVRILPGGETCDRNGE; encoded by the exons ATGTGGCTCCAGGCGATCACTGTTTTCGCGTTAATTGTCTCTTCGGTCCCGCAGAACACG CTCGATCTAGCAGGCCTCGGCATAAAACGGGAAGACTTCTTCTTACGACTCCAGAAGACAATTAATCTGGCGAAAGTGACGAATCTGATCCTTCGTGACAACAAGTTCGACAACTTCGTCGATTGTTCCACTAATCTGACCAGTTTGAAATACCTGGATCTGTCGCAGAATCATCTTCAGCAATTCTTCTTCTTGTGCCAGGACGAGTACAATTTGAACACGTTGAACGTCAGTCGCAATAAATTACAGTACATCACCCACGACGCCCTCAACCACAGAATCCCGAACCTGAAGGTTCTTGATCTGTCGTCGAACGAGTTATCGTTCGTCAATGAAACCATGTTGGAGCACTTCGAG GTTTTGACGTACCTTTCTTTAGCGAACAACCCCATGAACGACGGCATCCACATGAACGCGTTCTCGAACTTGAAGCAGCTGCAGTATTTGAGTCTCAGCAACGTGTCATTGTCCTACGTCTCTGTAGAAATGTTCAAACCGTTAGTTAATTTAAGTACGCTGGATTTGTCGAGGAACCCTATAAGAACCATACCAACGTTACCGAGCACGATAGTAGAACTCGACCTTTCCAACACTATGATAACGCAGTTGAATAACATCAGTTTACCGGACCTGCAAGAGCTGAAATTAAACGATATGCGAAATCTAGAGGTGCTGTGTTTCGACGATCTCGAAAATTTGCCCAGATTAAAAATATTGTCCCTGACTGGTTCGAAGAAGTTAGCGCATCTGACAAGTAACAGGTACGACGAAAGGCGTTTCCCACCACTGATGCAACTGTCGGTAAATAATTGCAGTCTGAGAACGCTCGATCATAgctttctgtggataataaagAGAATGCCGATTTTAAACTTCGATGGGAATCCTTGGAATTGCGACTGCAGGATGAAATGGATAAAGGAGGACGGGAATAAGACGCTCAGCCGAAATATCAA GTGTTACACACCCGAACGGCACCGCGGCAAGCGACTGAGCGAGGTACCTGAAGATGATCTCGAGTGCGAAGGCGACTCGACGGTGTTCTATCCCGTTTTATGGGCTTGCATCATGTTGCTGATCGTGGCGTTCGTATTGGCGATGGGCTTCTTCTTCCTCAGACGACCAATCGGTGCGTGGAGCATCGACCGAAACCGTGACACGGTCAGGTACACGAACGTCGACGCGTCGTCGACCGACATGGTGAGAATTCTACCTGGTGGCGAGACATGCGATCGTAACGGGGAATAA